The following are from one region of the Cervus canadensis isolate Bull #8, Minnesota chromosome 23, ASM1932006v1, whole genome shotgun sequence genome:
- the LOC122425781 gene encoding polyadenylate-binding protein 4-like isoform X2: protein MNAAASSYPMASLYVGDLHSDVTEAMLYEKFSPAGPVLSIRVCRDMITRRSLGYAYVNFQQPADAERALDTMNFDVIKGKPIRIMWSQRDPSLRKSGVGNVFIKNLDKSIDNKALYDTFSAFGNILSCKVVCDENGSKGYAFVHFETQEAADKAIEKMNGMLLNDRKVFVGRFKSRKEREAELGAKAKEFTNVYIKNFGEEVDDENLKELFSQFGCGRDEWKRNHREGHFRWPCTEESGAAGRVKAEV, encoded by the exons ATGAACGCTGCGGCCAGCAGCTACCCCATGGCCTCCCTGTACGTGGGTGACCTGCACTCGGACGTCACCGAGGCCATGCTGTACGAAAAGTTCAGTCCTGCGGGGCCTGTGCTGTCCATCCGGGTCTGCCGCGATATGATCACCCGCCGCTCCCTGGGTTATGCCTACGTCAACTTCCAGCAGCCGGCTGACGCTGAGCGGGCCTTGGACACCATGAACTTTGATGTAATTAAGGGAAAGCCGATCCGGATCATGTGGTCTCAGAGGGATCCGTCTCTGAGAAAATCTGGTGTGGGAAACGTCTTCATCAAGAATCTGGACAAATCTATAGATAACAAGGCACTTTATGATACTTTTTCTGCTTTTGGGAACATTCTGTCCTGCAAGGTGGTGTGTGATGAGAACGGCTCTAAGGGTTATGCCTTTGTCCACTTCGAGACCCAGGAGGCTGCCGACAAGGCCATCGAGAAGATGAACGGCATGCTCCTCAATGACCGCAAAGTGTTTGTAGGCAGATTCAAGTCTCGAAAAGAGCGGGAAGCTGAACTTGGAGCCAAAGCCAAGGAATTCACCAATGTTTACATCAAAAACTTCGGGGAAGAGGTTGATGATGAAAATCTGAAAGAGCTATTTAGCCAGTTTG GCTGTGGAagagatgaatggaaaagaaatcacCGGGAAGGTCATTTTCGTTGGCCGTGCACAGAAGAAAGTGGAGCGGCAGGCCGAGTTAAAGCGGAAGTTTGA
- the LOC122425781 gene encoding polyadenylate-binding protein 4-like isoform X1: MNAAASSYPMASLYVGDLHSDVTEAMLYEKFSPAGPVLSIRVCRDMITRRSLGYAYVNFQQPADAERALDTMNFDVIKGKPIRIMWSQRDPSLRKSGVGNVFIKNLDKSIDNKALYDTFSAFGNILSCKVVCDENGSKGYAFVHFETQEAADKAIEKMNGMLLNDRKVFVGRFKSRKEREAELGAKAKEFTNVYIKNFGEEVDDENLKELFSQFGKTLSVKVMRDPSGKSKGFGFVSYEKHEDANKAVEEMNGKEITGKVIFVGRAQKKVERQAELKRKFEQLKQERISRYQGVNLYIKNLDDTIDDEKLRKEFSPFGSITSAKVMLEDGRSKGFGFVCFSSPEEATKAVTEMNGRIVGSKPLYVALAQRKEERKAHLTNQYMQRVAGMRALPANAILNQFQPAAGGYFVPAVPQAQGRPPCYTANQLAQMRPNPRWQQGGRPQGFQGMPSAVRQSGPRPALRHLAPTGNAPASRGLPTTAQRVGSECPDRLAMDFGGAGAAQQGLTDSCQSGGVPTAVQNLAPQAAVAAAAPRAVAPYKYASSVRSPHPAIQPLQAPQPAVHVQGQEPLTASMLAAAPPQEQKQMLGERLFPLIQTMHSNLAGKITGMLLEIDNSELLHVLESPESLRSKVDEAVAVLQAHHAKKEAAQKVGTEHPRTNRFKSQINPHGIQLKV, encoded by the coding sequence ATGAACGCTGCGGCCAGCAGCTACCCCATGGCCTCCCTGTACGTGGGTGACCTGCACTCGGACGTCACCGAGGCCATGCTGTACGAAAAGTTCAGTCCTGCGGGGCCTGTGCTGTCCATCCGGGTCTGCCGCGATATGATCACCCGCCGCTCCCTGGGTTATGCCTACGTCAACTTCCAGCAGCCGGCTGACGCTGAGCGGGCCTTGGACACCATGAACTTTGATGTAATTAAGGGAAAGCCGATCCGGATCATGTGGTCTCAGAGGGATCCGTCTCTGAGAAAATCTGGTGTGGGAAACGTCTTCATCAAGAATCTGGACAAATCTATAGATAACAAGGCACTTTATGATACTTTTTCTGCTTTTGGGAACATTCTGTCCTGCAAGGTGGTGTGTGATGAGAACGGCTCTAAGGGTTATGCCTTTGTCCACTTCGAGACCCAGGAGGCTGCCGACAAGGCCATCGAGAAGATGAACGGCATGCTCCTCAATGACCGCAAAGTGTTTGTAGGCAGATTCAAGTCTCGAAAAGAGCGGGAAGCTGAACTTGGAGCCAAAGCCAAGGAATTCACCAATGTTTACATCAAAAACTTCGGGGAAGAGGTTGATGATGAAAATCTGAAAGAGCTATTTAGCCAGTTTGGTAAGACCCTAAGTGTCAAGGTGATGAGAGATCCCAGTGGGAAATCCAAAGGCTTTGGCTTTGTGAGTTATGAAAAACACGAGGATGCCAATAAGGCTGTGGAagagatgaatggaaaagaaatcacCGGGAAGGTCATTTTCGTTGGCCGTGCACAGAAGAAAGTGGAGCGGCAGGCCGAGTTAAAGCGGAAGTTTGAACAGCTGAAGCAGGAGAGGATCAGTCGCTATCAGGGGGTGAATCTCTACATTAAGAACTTGGATGACACCATCGATGACGAGAAGTTAAGAAAAGAGTTTTCTCCTTTTGGATCAATCACCAGTGCTAAGGTGATGCTAGAGGATGGGAGAAGCAAAGGATTTGGCTTTGTCTGCTTCTCATCCCCTGAAGAGGCAACCAAAGCAGTCACGGAGATGAATGGACGCATCGTGGGCTCCAAGCCACTGTATGTCGCTCTGGcccagagaaaggaggagaggaaggctcACCTGACCAACCAGTATATGCAGCGGGTGGCCGGGATGAGGGCACTGCCTGCCAACGCCATCTTAAATCAGTTCCAGCCTGCAGCTGGGGGCTACTTCGTGCCAGCAGTTCCCCAGGCTCAGGGAAGACCTCCATGTTACACAGCTAACCAGTTAGCACAGATGAGGCCGAATCCACGCTGGCAGCAAGGTGGGAGACCTCAAGGCTTCCAAGGAATGCCAAGTGCTGTACGCCAGTCTGGGCCTCGTCCAGCTCTTCGCCATCTGGCTCCAACTGGTAATGCTCCGGCCTCTCGCGGCCTCCCTACTACCGCTCAGAGAGTCGGGTCTGAGTGCCCGGACCGCTTGGCTATGGACTTTGGTGGGGCTGGTGCCGCCCAGCAAGGGCTGACTGACAGCTGCCAGTCTGGAGGTGTTCCCACAGCTGTGCAGAACTTAGCGCCTCAGGCTGCTGTTGCTGCCGCTGCTCCTCGGGCTGTTGCACCTTACAAATACGCCTCCAGCGTCCGCAGTCCTCACCCTGCCATCCAGCCCCTGCAGGCACCCCAGCCTGCGGTCCACGTGCAGGGGCAGGAGCCGCTGACCGCGTCCATGCTGGCTGCAGCACCCCCCCAGGAACAGAAGCAGATGCTGGGTGAACGTCTGTTCCCACTCATCCAGACGATGCACTCGAACCTGGCTGGGAAGATAACTGGGATGCTGCTGGAGATTGACAACTCGGAGCTGCTGCACGTGCTGGAGTCCCCCGAGTCTCTCCGCTCCAAGGTGGATGAGGCTGTGGCGGTCCTTCAGGCTCATCATGCCAAGAAAGAAGCTGCTCAGAAGGTGGGCACTGAGCACCCAAGGACGAACCGATTCAAAAGCCAAATAAACCCTCATGGAATTCAGCTCAAGGTTTGA